One genomic region from Enterobacter hormaechei ATCC 49162 encodes:
- the yjfP gene encoding esterase: MIEIETHQLSEHEIIHAFPAGKGEQPLPTVVFYHGFLSSKLVYSYFAVALAQAGFRVVMPDAPNHGARFTGDEQARLGLFWQTLHGNLTEFAGLRDALLQAGLVEGKRLAVAGASMGGMTALGIMSRHPEVTSVACLMGSGYFTSLAKTLFPPQAPQEIEALLSEWDVSHALAQLADRPLLLWHGDADDVVPPGETFRLQQALQREGLDSNLTCLWGAGVRHRITPAALESTVEFFRQHL; the protein is encoded by the coding sequence ATGATTGAAATTGAAACTCACCAGCTGAGTGAGCATGAGATCATCCATGCTTTCCCGGCTGGTAAAGGTGAGCAGCCGCTGCCCACGGTAGTTTTCTATCATGGCTTTCTCTCCTCGAAGCTGGTCTACAGCTATTTTGCCGTCGCGCTGGCGCAGGCCGGTTTCCGGGTGGTCATGCCGGATGCGCCGAATCATGGGGCACGCTTTACGGGCGATGAGCAGGCGCGGCTGGGGCTGTTCTGGCAAACGCTGCACGGCAATCTGACGGAGTTTGCCGGGCTGCGTGACGCGCTCTTACAGGCCGGGCTGGTGGAGGGGAAACGGCTGGCGGTCGCTGGGGCATCAATGGGAGGAATGACGGCGCTGGGGATCATGTCCAGGCATCCGGAGGTGACGTCCGTGGCTTGCCTGATGGGATCGGGCTACTTTACGTCACTGGCAAAGACGCTGTTCCCGCCGCAGGCCCCTCAGGAGATTGAAGCCCTGTTGTCTGAATGGGACGTCAGCCATGCGCTTGCGCAACTGGCCGATCGTCCGCTGCTGCTGTGGCATGGCGACGCCGACGACGTTGTACCGCCCGGCGAAACGTTCCGTCTGCAACAGGCGCTACAGCGTGAAGGGCTGGACAGCAATCTGACCTGCCTGTGGGGAGCTGGCGTCCGGCACCGTATTACGCCGGCAGCGCTGGAATCAACCGTGGAATTCTTCCGTCAACACCTTTAA
- a CDS encoding isovaleryl-CoA dehydrogenase: MHWQTHTVFNQPAPLSNSNLFLSDCALRDAVVREGAEWDMDLLASIGQQLGTAESLELGRLANVNPPELLRYDATGERLDDVRFHPAWHLLMQGLCANRVHNLAWEEEARKGAFVARAARFVLHAQVEAGTLCPVTMTFAATPLLQQSLPKPFHDWLTPLMSDRYDPHLAAGAQKRGLLIGMGMTEKQGGSDVLSNTTKAEKCSDGHYRLVGHKWFFSVPQSDAHLVLAQAKGGLSCFFVPRFLPDGQRNAVRLERLKDKLGNRSNASSEAEFLDASGWLLGEEGEGVRQILKMGGLTRFDCALGSHGLMRRALSVALYHAHQRQTFGKNLIDQPLMREVLSRMALMLEGHTALLFRLARAWDNRTDPQEAAWARLFTPTAKYSICKAGIPFVAEAMEVLGGAGYCEESELPRLYREMPVNSIWEGSGNIMCLDVLRVLAKQSGILDLLTEDFAQVKGQDRHFDRSWRQLQQKLRKPQEAQGREIAQQLFLLGAGSQMLRHASPPVAQAWCRMMLDTRGGTLMSEQVQNDLLLRATGRVG, encoded by the coding sequence ATGCACTGGCAGACACATACCGTTTTTAATCAACCTGCACCGCTATCGAACAGCAACCTTTTTCTCTCGGATTGCGCCCTGCGTGATGCGGTGGTGCGCGAAGGGGCTGAGTGGGATATGGATCTTCTTGCCAGTATCGGACAACAGTTGGGTACGGCAGAGTCGCTGGAGCTGGGCAGGCTGGCGAACGTTAACCCGCCGGAACTGCTGCGTTATGACGCCACGGGAGAGCGGCTGGATGACGTCCGGTTTCATCCGGCATGGCATCTTCTGATGCAGGGGCTTTGCGCCAACCGGGTACACAACCTGGCGTGGGAGGAGGAAGCGCGGAAAGGCGCGTTCGTCGCCAGGGCCGCACGTTTTGTGCTTCATGCTCAGGTGGAGGCGGGAACGCTCTGCCCGGTGACCATGACCTTCGCCGCCACGCCGCTGTTACAACAATCGCTGCCCAAACCGTTCCATGACTGGTTAACGCCACTGATGAGCGATCGTTACGATCCCCATCTCGCGGCGGGGGCGCAAAAGCGCGGCCTGCTGATCGGCATGGGGATGACGGAAAAGCAGGGCGGTTCAGACGTGCTCAGCAATACCACCAAAGCAGAGAAATGCAGCGATGGCCACTACCGGCTGGTGGGCCACAAATGGTTTTTCTCCGTACCGCAAAGTGATGCGCATCTGGTGCTGGCGCAGGCGAAAGGTGGGCTGTCCTGCTTTTTTGTCCCGCGTTTCTTACCCGACGGGCAACGTAACGCCGTGCGTCTTGAACGTCTGAAGGACAAGCTCGGCAACCGCTCAAATGCCAGCAGTGAGGCGGAGTTCCTTGATGCGTCCGGCTGGCTGCTGGGCGAAGAGGGGGAAGGCGTCCGGCAAATTCTGAAGATGGGCGGGCTGACGCGCTTTGACTGCGCGCTTGGCAGCCACGGACTGATGCGGCGTGCGCTCTCGGTGGCGCTTTATCATGCCCATCAGCGGCAGACCTTCGGCAAAAATCTGATTGACCAGCCGTTAATGCGCGAGGTACTAAGCCGTATGGCGCTGATGCTGGAGGGGCATACGGCACTGCTGTTCCGACTCGCCCGGGCGTGGGACAACCGCACCGATCCGCAGGAAGCTGCATGGGCGCGGCTGTTCACCCCGACGGCAAAATACAGCATCTGCAAAGCGGGTATACCGTTTGTGGCAGAGGCGATGGAGGTGCTGGGCGGCGCAGGCTATTGCGAAGAGAGTGAGCTTCCGCGGTTGTACCGTGAAATGCCCGTCAACAGCATCTGGGAAGGCTCCGGCAATATTATGTGCCTGGATGTTCTGCGCGTGCTGGCGAAGCAGTCGGGCATTCTCGACCTGCTCACCGAGGATTTTGCGCAGGTAAAAGGCCAGGACAGACACTTCGATCGCAGCTGGCGGCAGCTACAGCAGAAGCTGCGTAAACCGCAGGAAGCGCAGGGCAGGGAGATTGCGCAGCAGCTCTTTTTGCTGGGGGCCGGAAGCCAGATGCTGCGGCACGCATCGCCGCCCGTGGCGCAGGCGTGGTGCCGCATGATGCTGGATACCCGCGGCGGTACGCTGATGAGCGAGCAGGTGCAAAACGACCTGCTGCTGCGCGCCACGGGCCGGGTCGGTTAA
- the yjfN gene encoding DUF1471 family protease activator YjfN, producing the protein MKRTLALTTLMLSAGLLSTTAQSAEFASADCVTGLNEIGQISVNNITGSPQDVERVVALKADEQGASWYRIVQMQEDHHVNHWRVQAILYA; encoded by the coding sequence ATGAAACGAACCCTTGCTTTAACGACGCTAATGCTTTCAGCGGGCCTGCTGAGCACCACGGCGCAGTCGGCCGAATTTGCCAGCGCGGATTGCGTCACGGGCCTGAACGAGATTGGTCAGATCTCCGTCAATAATATCACGGGGAGTCCGCAAGACGTTGAACGTGTCGTCGCCCTGAAGGCCGATGAACAGGGCGCATCCTGGTATCGCATCGTCCAGATGCAGGAAGATCACCATGTAAATCACTGGCGTGTGCAGGCCATTCTGTATGCATAA
- a CDS encoding methyl-accepting chemotaxis protein, producing MITFFRRAGLGTKLSLLTGASVATLFLLFTFLLSHNASQQLEDLAVEDLHNQSTGMVDMVQMFNTSLSEEVESYTRLFTTFLPQPLTRDSSQSRTINGLTVPLLKGGETVLHENNTLSDDFLSRTGAISTLFVRSGNDFIRVATSLRKENGDRAIGTVLDTTSPAFAAVTRGEVYRGLALLFGKRYITQYQPVKNAEGQVIGIIFVGVDITHSWNVMREKILNRRLGESGHFFVLDRSNGKTRGQYLFHASEEGKLPNWDTATQQQLLSDKAGTLERVSADGRTLKVAYTPLPGWNWTIVGEVDKAVLLSSVTTLRDRFLMAGVVLSALFAGLFVILIRRMLTRPLRAVIALARQYAAGDLRASLPVTRQDEVGQLIDAINGIGGGLQKIVLQVREAASEIHLGTNALASDTGEISEQINKQASSVEETSASMEQLAATVQQNAANMEQTQQLVGETSRAVHQGGETVTHAVSTMDDIRDASKRIEDITRVIESIAFQTNILALNAAVEAARAGEHGKGFAVVAQEVRALAARSANAVKEIEQLIGDTLNKVSEGHALSEQTRLAMDAIIVHIDNISQLVTGINHASREQSAGIGQVNLAMTHIGEASHINADRISRSEQTAQTLREKGSHLTRLVSLFQLKA from the coding sequence ATGATCACCTTTTTCCGCCGGGCAGGTCTGGGCACGAAGCTATCGCTGCTAACAGGTGCGAGTGTCGCCACGCTTTTTTTGCTGTTCACTTTCCTGTTGAGCCATAACGCTAGCCAGCAGCTTGAAGATCTTGCGGTTGAAGACCTGCATAATCAATCCACCGGCATGGTGGATATGGTGCAAATGTTCAACACCAGCCTGAGCGAAGAGGTTGAAAGCTATACCCGTCTGTTCACCACCTTTTTGCCACAGCCGCTGACCCGCGACAGCAGCCAGAGCCGGACCATAAACGGGCTTACCGTTCCTCTGCTGAAAGGCGGCGAAACGGTGTTGCATGAAAACAATACGCTTTCTGATGACTTCCTGAGCCGTACGGGGGCCATCTCGACGCTGTTTGTCCGTAGCGGTAACGATTTTATCCGCGTGGCTACATCGCTGCGTAAAGAGAATGGCGACCGCGCCATCGGAACCGTTCTTGATACCACCAGCCCGGCATTTGCGGCTGTCACCAGAGGGGAGGTCTATCGTGGCCTCGCGCTGTTGTTCGGCAAGCGTTATATCACGCAGTACCAGCCTGTTAAGAATGCGGAAGGTCAGGTTATCGGGATTATCTTTGTCGGCGTGGACATCACCCATTCGTGGAACGTCATGCGCGAGAAAATCCTTAACCGTCGTCTGGGCGAGAGCGGCCACTTCTTTGTGCTGGACCGCAGCAACGGCAAAACGCGCGGACAGTATCTGTTCCATGCCAGCGAAGAGGGCAAACTGCCCAACTGGGACACGGCGACACAGCAGCAGCTACTGAGTGATAAGGCAGGTACGCTGGAACGCGTGAGCGCGGATGGCCGTACGCTCAAGGTGGCCTACACGCCGCTGCCGGGCTGGAACTGGACCATCGTGGGTGAAGTGGATAAAGCCGTACTGCTTTCAAGCGTCACTACGCTGCGCGATCGCTTCCTGATGGCAGGCGTGGTGTTATCCGCGCTCTTCGCAGGCCTGTTCGTGATCCTCATTCGCCGGATGCTAACCCGTCCGCTGCGCGCGGTGATCGCACTTGCCCGGCAGTATGCCGCAGGCGATCTGCGCGCCAGCCTGCCGGTAACCCGCCAGGATGAAGTCGGGCAGCTGATTGACGCCATCAACGGGATCGGGGGCGGCCTGCAAAAAATTGTGTTGCAGGTCCGCGAGGCCGCAAGCGAGATCCATCTGGGAACTAACGCGCTGGCTTCAGACACCGGGGAGATCTCTGAGCAGATCAACAAGCAGGCCAGCAGCGTTGAGGAGACCTCCGCCAGCATGGAGCAATTAGCCGCTACCGTGCAGCAAAATGCTGCCAACATGGAACAAACGCAGCAGTTGGTGGGTGAAACCTCGCGCGCGGTACATCAGGGTGGAGAGACGGTGACTCACGCTGTCTCTACCATGGATGATATTCGCGACGCATCGAAACGCATTGAAGACATCACCCGCGTGATTGAGTCCATCGCCTTCCAGACCAACATTCTGGCGCTCAATGCGGCGGTTGAAGCGGCGCGAGCGGGCGAGCACGGCAAAGGCTTCGCAGTGGTGGCGCAAGAGGTGCGCGCCCTGGCGGCACGCAGCGCCAACGCGGTAAAAGAGATTGAACAGCTGATTGGCGACACGCTGAACAAGGTGAGCGAAGGCCATGCGCTGTCTGAGCAGACGCGTCTGGCGATGGATGCCATCATTGTTCATATCGATAACATCAGCCAGCTTGTCACCGGGATCAACCACGCCTCCCGCGAGCAGTCTGCGGGGATTGGCCAGGTGAATCTGGCGATGACGCACATCGGTGAGGCATCGCACATCAATGCCGATCGCATCTCACGCAGCGAGCAAACGGCACAGACGCTGCGCGAGAAGGGGTCACATCTCACCCGTCTGGTGAGCCTGTTCCAGCTGAAAGCTTAA
- the bsmA gene encoding biofilm peroxide resistance protein BsmA, with protein sequence MAIRKRDRFMRRLTALLLVSLLSGCSVLQGTPEPAPPVTDHPQEIRRNQTEGLQRLGTVSAMVRGSPDDAEDAIEAQAVAAKADYYVITMIDETIITGQWYAQGILYRK encoded by the coding sequence ATGGCTATCAGGAAAAGAGACAGGTTTATGCGCAGGCTTACCGCTTTATTGCTGGTCTCACTGCTCAGCGGATGTTCCGTATTGCAGGGTACGCCAGAACCGGCGCCGCCGGTTACCGATCATCCTCAGGAAATTCGTCGTAATCAGACAGAAGGATTACAACGCCTGGGTACCGTATCCGCGATGGTTCGTGGTTCACCGGATGATGCAGAAGACGCAATTGAAGCACAGGCCGTTGCCGCAAAAGCAGATTATTACGTCATCACAATGATTGATGAAACCATTATTACGGGACAGTGGTACGCGCAGGGCATTTTGTACCGGAAATAA
- a CDS encoding MFS transporter — protein MQQDAHKRALIAGSIGNFIEWYEFAVYGFLATVIARNFFQLEGEAELTSLILTWASFAIAFFFRPLGAVVFGRIGDRIGRKPTLIIVLVLMTLATAAIGIVPVYASIGIAAPLIVTLLRILQGLFAGGEYGGAVSLMTEFAPRGKRGLYGAWQSFTVALGLLAGAGIVALLSVLLSPEALHDWGWRIPFFLALPMGAVALWLRVSMEETPSFVKQQEKPVVTQASTAATFKTILMGIGRVIVWSAAGYTYLVIMPTYLQSALHTGSNQALLIAVISNIGFALTIIPSGMLSDRIGRRTVMIIATVLLLILALPLLKILQAESSTLAVKAIVVLIAGGLVGMLAGPGPAMLSEMFPTRVRYTGLGLAYSLSNAIFSGCAGLIITGLIKETGNLDIPAYYVMATAVVSIFALMTLRKDDHLRSLEE, from the coding sequence ATGCAACAGGATGCGCACAAGCGTGCATTAATTGCAGGCTCCATCGGTAATTTTATCGAGTGGTATGAATTTGCGGTCTACGGTTTTCTGGCAACGGTAATTGCCAGAAATTTCTTCCAGCTTGAGGGGGAAGCGGAGCTTACCAGCCTGATCCTCACCTGGGCCTCGTTCGCCATCGCTTTCTTCTTCCGCCCGCTGGGTGCAGTGGTCTTTGGCCGCATTGGCGACAGGATTGGCCGCAAACCGACGCTGATTATTGTGCTGGTATTGATGACGCTCGCCACCGCTGCCATCGGCATTGTACCGGTCTACGCCAGTATCGGGATTGCCGCGCCGCTGATCGTGACGCTCCTGCGTATTCTACAAGGACTGTTCGCGGGCGGTGAGTATGGCGGTGCGGTCTCGTTGATGACGGAGTTCGCCCCGCGCGGCAAGCGCGGTCTTTACGGGGCATGGCAGTCCTTCACCGTGGCGCTCGGGCTGTTAGCGGGCGCAGGCATTGTCGCGTTGCTCTCTGTTCTTCTTTCCCCTGAAGCCCTGCACGACTGGGGCTGGCGTATTCCGTTCTTCCTGGCGCTGCCGATGGGGGCGGTCGCGCTATGGCTGCGGGTAAGCATGGAAGAAACGCCGAGCTTTGTTAAGCAACAGGAAAAACCGGTTGTGACCCAGGCCAGCACCGCCGCCACGTTCAAAACCATCCTGATGGGCATTGGCCGCGTGATAGTCTGGTCTGCGGCGGGTTATACCTATCTGGTGATTATGCCGACCTATCTGCAATCTGCGCTGCATACCGGTTCTAACCAGGCGCTGCTGATTGCGGTGATTTCAAACATTGGGTTTGCGCTCACGATCATTCCGTCGGGCATGCTGAGCGACAGGATCGGGCGGCGAACGGTGATGATTATCGCCACCGTGCTCCTGCTGATCCTCGCCCTGCCGCTGCTGAAAATTTTGCAGGCGGAGTCCAGCACGCTGGCGGTCAAAGCGATTGTGGTGCTGATTGCGGGCGGTCTGGTAGGAATGCTGGCAGGGCCAGGGCCAGCCATGCTGTCTGAGATGTTTCCGACGCGCGTGCGTTATACCGGGCTGGGGCTGGCCTATTCTCTGTCGAATGCAATCTTCTCCGGCTGTGCGGGGCTGATTATTACCGGGCTGATTAAAGAGACGGGCAACCTCGATATTCCGGCGTATTACGTGATGGCAACGGCGGTGGTGAGTATTTTCGCGCTGATGACGCTGAGAAAGGATGACCATTTGCGGTCACTGGAGGAGTGA